Within Triticum dicoccoides isolate Atlit2015 ecotype Zavitan chromosome 1B, WEW_v2.0, whole genome shotgun sequence, the genomic segment caggctagaaaagaatgcgagatgtaacctatatcacactcccaagtcaaaggtgtcttatgataagtgattgttgcagcttacacaacagtagtaatttgatgtaagaacattgtgtgatagacagatattgtatatcctagaaacaggaacacatgtcttattcacaagtataatgtgtaaactaagcagatggaattcaacaaaattagtagCAATACAAGCTAGAGATCACAcataatgatagaggcaaaggtgtcccgtctttcgatgagatggtggctatcattttggtggaagtcaactttgacgatgcgactacgaacgtgcgaggacatcgcgccttagcaaccactaaaccaactccgagaggttattgaccacgccggagcacgatcaacctgaccacgaaggtctatttcctgcaagcaaacaaagaacaagcaagaaactaagattggaatatggatattgcgaataacagaggaaagctttattaatgaaggtggggttctgtgatgccttagtctggtcgttgaacacaaacgaagtacgcgaagttgcagctatgacgaacttttagtctaaacaaaacccaaagtctaaacgacgccctaagggctatatatatggaggaagaggggggaaatttcgtggcccttgagggagggGTACGAAACAAACCattactcttgtttccccacacatacagactctaaaaacagcctataatcaagtatttcgaaataacatgggcttggcccaataataaggtgacgcaacacctagaatagtctGTGGACGAAaactatgaagtagcatcttgtatatttcgtccaatgcttcatgcactcattatggtggcttcaacgtcccgaaatcatcacttgtaactccgttcttattccccttgcgcatgccatcatctccatgcttgttcttgctccaatgttcatccttctccaagctaggcccttcatttgtaagcaaacaaatgtatccaatttaggcagcatcatattctcatgaacattagaatcattaccaagaaatgaaagtacctggtaatttaattggcgtgcgcgagctctagtaattggtccagtatgtatagcagcaggggttgtgggtgtaacaatggtatcgatgtcctcatcatcctccccttcttgaaatgaagtcgtcctcgacggaagttcatcttcctcgcccaaataaggcttcaaatctgcaatgttaaaagtgggactaaccccaaaaactGTAGGCAGctgaagtttatatgcattatcatttattttctctaacaccttaaaaggtccgtcagcacgtggcattagttttgatttgcacaaatcaggaaacctatccttacgcaaatgtaaccaaacaaggtctctaggtgcaaacacaacatgttttctaccctgatctccaacaagtttatatttagcattcatacgctcaatgttttccttagttaactcatgcattttcaaaatcaattcagcacgttgtttagcatcaaaattaaccttctccgaagatggagatGCACTActagaatcaggatctttgccgtcagccagctctttgccgtctgctcgctgacggcaaagaaggtctttgccatcagcttacagAAAGCTAACAGCAAAaaaacggacggcaaagagagTGTTTGCCGTCAACCtgctctttgtcgtcagctagctgacgacataaaatctttgccgtctgctagcagacggcaaagagggtggGTGACCCACTAACGAAAATGACCTAACGGATATATTTTTTGCAGACGGCAAAGAGTCCGAAAACGGACGGCAAAGAAAATAATCTAACGTATCTAACGGCCGCCCCCGACTCCGGCAGAAGGAAAAAAATAAACGCATGCCATGGACACGAATCGATGACTTGGCACACACCCACCCACGACCCACACAACCCCGGGCCCCACCCACGATGCACACCCACCCACGCCCAACCCACGCACACACACCCACGTCACATTGGATACCATCTCTCTCGTCTTCCTCGATCCCCTTTCTCCACCCCATGCCGCCACCAGATTCGGGCGATCCCCGCGGTTCCCCACCACCTAGCTCTCCTCCTCGTGGTCACCTCTCCCCGCTCACCATCTCCACTGACCGGCTTCTCTCCTCGCCCAGGAGAGCCACGCCTAGGCACTGGTGGTGGTGCGCCGCGAGGAGGCCCCAGCAGCGTCGAGCTGCTGTTGCTGCGGGCACAGCGACGTCGGCGTGGTCAGGATGGTCGCAGCCCTTCAAGATACATCAACCACCTCAAGCCCGCCCGCCTCGGCGACTGCATCGAGGCCAAGGCGAACCCCATCCGGTACCTCGACCCCGACGCATACTTGGATAAGGTATGTGTGCCGCCatcgccggtggcggcggcggcgtgtccCGGAGTGACTCTGTGAGGTTCTGATTGGTTCGGTGTCTGGGTTTTAGTGTGCAGGACCAGCTGCTGGACGCAGTGCATTGGATCCGGCAGGCGGTGGGGCTCGCCTGCGGCCTGCTCTGGGGCGCCGTCCCCCTCGTCGGCGCCTTCTGGATTGCCCTGTCAGTCCCTCCCTCCCCCATCCTCAAAGCCCCAACCTTCTTCTTTCCCTTCAGACATAGGCATAGATTCAGGTTCATTGTTAACTGAATTCGTAAGCTCATCTCACACTGAATTTGGGACCTCTTTCCCATCGTGTAGTGTAGTACTAGCAAGTTAGCCACACATGAATTAGTAGATGAGTCTAGCGATTCTGTTAACTGAATTATTTTAGAAACCTGCTTTgttttgcctttcattgatcaccaTGATAGTTCAGAGGAGGTGAAGTGAGTGTTAGATTCGCTGTGAATTGGAGGTTCGTTAGCCTCGTCTCTGAGCACTCGTCACCAGCTCAGCAACAAGCATCGCAGTGGTTATGCGCTTTCTCTGGTATTAGATGTGACATGACCTGTTCAATCAGCTCTTTGTTTGGTGTGGCCGTCAGCAAACCAACGCAATTTTTTTTTGCATATATGTAGTGGGATATGAACTGCTCTTAGTTTCTCTGTGCTCATTATTAGTTCAATAAATTGGCAAATGGCTGCTGATGTATGATTGACTGGCTTTGTTCATCTTGCTAGAGTTACTTGGAAATATTGACATTCTCAAACCAAATATGAGGTGCCCTTTATTCAGTCCATGGGAGTATATGTAAGTTGACTGCTTCAAACCCAATCCGTGCTTGCTGTTTAGTGAATAAATATGCTGGTAGAAAATTGCAAACTTCGTAATATGAATAAATATTTGATGGTAAGTTGCGATGAAGATTAAAATTGTATTCGCCCACAAAAAAGAAGATTAACATTTTATTACATACACTAATCTATCTAGCACCAATTAGCATTTTTATGCATACCTTCTTCTATTTAGAATCTTTGGTTGCAATCAGTTCTTTTTTCCGCAAAAAATGAAATGAGTTTCTTTTACTTTTGGCATATGTACTTAACAACTGAGGTGCCAGGTGCCAGTGAAaaagtaaatttatttttatttagtaTTTGGTGGATCCTCTGTTTTTATAGGTTTCGACATTGTTGCCTCCATATAGCTTTTTGCTGATATACGTTGATGGTTTGATGTATCGCTCCTAGTCCGAATGTTAGTTTTTTTTACTGGACCTTCCTTTTTGACTGGATATTGTTTATATATGTGACTGATTCGTAATCCAGCTGAACTTTCTTTTCATGTACATGATGGAGTTTACATCCATATATTATTGTACGTGTCGGATGATTGACTTGTACATTTATGTATCTGAAGGAATTTGGTTGCTGCTATTCATTTATGTATGTGAAGGAATTGGATAATGTGCTCCTTTTTTGTTTGCAAAATGAAGGACGCTGCATCCAGGTAGTGGGAATAGTTAGTCCTTGCTATCAATAGTAGTAGCATTATTCACTGTGGAGTGTGATGGAATTTGATGATCATCCACTTTTGCCTATCATCTACTTCTGATGTTTTCCCTGAAAGTGACACATGATCTTCCTTTGTTTTTCTTTAGCTGATAGTATGATAACTGCTTGCTTGGCAGAAGTTATGGTTGTGATGTTTCTTAGATAAATAAAGAAACCGAGATTTAGTTCGATTTGGAGCGCCTCTTGTTGTACCACAGTTCCTTCTCTTAGAGTTGTATTTGTACTGCAGGTTTTGGATTGGGAGGGGAAAATGCTCTTCTTTCAGTCTCTGTTGAAGTCAAGCCCATCCATGCAAAATCTGTACTTAGTAGAATTAATCTAGATGAATATATATGCCTTGCAGTTTTATCGTGCATGCCATTCAACTAACTTGCTCTTGTCCATGCAGATGGAGTAGGAggacgagcagcagcagcagcaaatcaGTCTGATGATGACGGGGTGCGGGAGGCAATGGTGATCATGCTGATGGCATGAAGAAGGCTGATGACCACAACCTGGACCTGTTGGCATTTCAAGATGGCAAACATAGGCGGGGTGGAGACAACAACCTGGACCACCCACCTCCCTTGCCTTTTTAATTTTGGTCGTGGTGGTTGCATCACCGGCGCGGTCGCAAATCAGTATGTAGTGTGCTTGTGGTGTTGGGTCTGGACTGCAGTGTCCATCCAGTAGGTTAGGTGCAGTTGCTGCTAGATCCCATGATGCTCACCTAAGTTTTGTGTTATGTGGAGGCCAACCTTTGTGATCTTATTTGTCGACACTTGTGTGATCTCGTCTTACTTTGTGATACAGGTCGTATGATATATATGTTTTTATGGATGATCTTGTGATGTTCTTATTTTCCTGTGGT encodes:
- the LOC119330896 gene encoding uncharacterized protein LOC119330896 isoform X3; amino-acid sequence: MHTHPRPTHAHTPTSHWIPSLSSSSIPFLHPMPPPDSGDPRGSPPPSSPPRGHLSPLTISTDRLLSSPRRATPRHWWWCAARRPQQRRAAVAAGTATSAWSGWSQPFKIHQPPQARPPRRLHRGQGEPHPDQLLDAVHWIRQAVGLACGLLWGAVPLVGAFWIALVTWKY
- the LOC119330896 gene encoding uncharacterized protein LOC119330896 isoform X2, which codes for MHTHPRPTHAHTPTSHWIPSLSSSSIPFLHPMPPPDSGDPRGSPPPSSPPRGHLSPLTISTDRLLSSPRRATPRHWWWCAARRPQQRRAAVAAGTATSAWSGWSQPFKIHQPPQARPPRRLHRGQGEPHPDQLLDAVHWIRQAVGLACGLLWGAVPLVGAFWIALWSRRTSSSSSKSV
- the LOC119330896 gene encoding uncharacterized protein LOC119330896 isoform X6 codes for the protein MHTHPRPTHAHTPTSHWIPSLSSSSIPFLHPMPPPDSGDPRGEPRLGTGGGAPRGGPSSVELLLLRAQRRRRGQDGRSPSRYINHLKPARLGDCIEAKANPIRYLDPDAYLDKDQLLDAVHWIRQAVGLACGLLWGAVPLVGAFWIALFWIGRGKCSSFSLC
- the LOC119330896 gene encoding uncharacterized protein LOC119330896 isoform X8, with amino-acid sequence MHTHPRPTHAHTPTSHWIPSLSSSSIPFLHPMPPPDSGDPRGEPRLGTGGGAPRGGPSSVELLLLRAQRRRRGQDGRSPSRYINHLKPARLGDCIEAKANPIRTSCWTQCIGSGRRWGSPAACSGAPSPSSAPSGLP
- the LOC119330896 gene encoding uncharacterized protein LOC119330896 isoform X7; this encodes MHTHPRPTHAHTPTSHWIPSLSSSSIPFLHPMPPPDSGDPRGEPRLGTGGGAPRGGPSSVELLLLRAQRRRRGQDGRSPSRYINHLKPARLGDCIEAKANPIRYLDPDAYLDKDQLLDAVHWIRQAVGLACGLLWGAVPLVGAFWIALWSRRTSSSSSKSV
- the LOC119330896 gene encoding uncharacterized protein LOC119330896 isoform X4, with the translated sequence MHTHPRPTHAHTPTSHWIPSLSSSSIPFLHPMPPPDSGDPRGEPRLGTGGGAPRGGPSSVELLLLRAQRRRRGQDGRSPSRYINHLKPARLGDCIEAKANPIRTSCWTQCIGSGRRWGSPAACSGAPSPSSAPSGLPYGVGGRAAAAANQSDDDGVREAMVIMLMA
- the LOC119330896 gene encoding uncharacterized protein LOC119330896 isoform X1, with protein sequence MHTHPRPTHAHTPTSHWIPSLSSSSIPFLHPMPPPDSGDPRGEPRLGTGGGAPRGGPSSVELLLLRAQRRRRGQDGRSPSRYINHLKPARLGDCIEAKANPIRTSCWTQCIGSGRRWGSPAACSGAPSPSSAPSGLPCFGLGGENALLSVSVEVKPIHAKSVLSRINLDEYICLAVLSCMPFN
- the LOC119330896 gene encoding uncharacterized protein LOC119330896 isoform X5, producing the protein MHTHPRPTHAHTPTSHWIPSLSSSSIPFLHPMPPPDSGDPRGEPRLGTGGGAPRGGPSSVELLLLRAQRRRRGQDGRSPSRYINHLKPARLGDCIEAKANPIRTSCWTQCIGSGRRWGSPAACSGAPSPSSAPSGLPCFGLGGENALLSVSVEVKPIHAKSME